In Melospiza georgiana isolate bMelGeo1 chromosome 15, bMelGeo1.pri, whole genome shotgun sequence, one genomic interval encodes:
- the LOC131089799 gene encoding LOW QUALITY PROTEIN: gamma-aminobutyric acid receptor subunit pi-like (The sequence of the model RefSeq protein was modified relative to this genomic sequence to represent the inferred CDS: inserted 2 bases in 1 codon): protein MLVISIIYFVLITILYCLFVCLFDHKLEAAAAAHQIXPAQPVTVGVCVPRSSLGHGSSLHGRGTTSLPGFENLTMGYNKYLRPYFGGEPVQIAMSLDIASISSISESDMDFTATIALQQRWTDPRLVFHGNRSFTLDARLVELLWVPDTYIVESKRSFLHDVTVGNRLVRLFSNGTVLYALRITTTVACNMDLSKYPMDTQTCRLQLESWGYDENDVTFTWLRGNSSVHGLEKLRLSQYTVQRYHTLVSRSQQETGNYPRLILQFELRRNVLYFILETYVPSTLLVMLSWVSFWITLDSVPARTCIGVTTVLSMTTLMIGSRSSLSKTNCFIKAIDVYLGICFSFIFGALVEYAVAHYSSSQKCAAKVPKEGPANELTEEMEEVNITNILKNSITSYKQKISFTSIEISSDNVNCSDLTMKNHEKIKCVLRNKMHRIIGYFTIQNPGNVDHYSKLLFPLFFMVVNVFYWAYYLYF, encoded by the exons ATGCTTGTGATTTCAATTATCTACTTTGTTTTAATAACTATTTTAtactgtttgtttgtttgtttgtttgatcacaagctggaagcagctgcagctgcacaccAGAT CCCAGCCCAGCCTGTAACAGTTGGTGTTTGTGTCCCCAGGAGCTCTCTGGGTCATGGATCCAGCTTGCATGGCAGGGGCACCACGTCCCTCCCTGGATTTGAGAACCTCACCATGGGCTACAACAAATACCTCCGGCCCTACTTTGGTG GAGAACCTGTACAAATTGCAATGAGTCTGGACATTGCAAGTATTTCTAGTATATCTGAGAGTGACATg GATTTCACAGCCACCATCGCCCTGCAGCAGCGCTGGACAGACCCGCGGCTGGTCTTCCACGGCAACAGGAGCTTCACGCTGGATGCTCGCCtggtggagctgctctgggtgccagaCACCTACATTGTGGAGTCAAAGAGGTCTTTCCTGCACGACGTCACTGTGGGCAACCGCCTCGTCAGGCTCTTCTCTAATGGCACTGTCTTGTATGCCTTAAG AATCACTACTACTGTTGCCTGTAACATGGACCTGTCAAAATACCCTATGGACACCCAAACATGTCGGCTGCAGCTAGAAAGCT GGGGCTACGATGAGAACGAtgtcaccttcacctggctgAGGGGGAACAGCTCCGTGCACGGCCTGgagaagctgcggctctcccaGTACACGGTGCAGCGCTACCACACCCTGGTCTCCAGGTCTCAGCAGGAGACAG GCAATTACCCACGACTGATATTACAGTTTGAACTGAGGAGAAATGTCCTTTACTTCATATTGGAGACCTATGTGCCCTCCACTCTGCTTGTCAtgttgtcctgggtttcttttTGGATCACACTGGACTCAGTGCCTGCAAGAACCTGCATTG GAGTTACAACAGTGCTTTCTATGACAACTCTGATGATCGGCTCACGAAGTTCACTTTCAAAAACCAACTGTTTCATTAAGGCCATTGATGTTTATCTTGGCATCTGCTTCAGCTTCATTTTTGGTGCCCTTGTGGAATATGCAGTGGCTCACTACAGCTCCTCACAGAAATGTGCAGCCAAAGTACCAAAAGAG GGGCCTGCAAATGAACtgactgaagaaatggaagaagtTAACATCACCAACATCCTCAAAAATTCCATCACGAGCTATAAACAAAAAATCAGCTTCACAAGCATTGAGATTTCCAGTGATAATGTTAACTGCAGTGACTTGACCATGAAAAATCATGAGAAAATCAAATGTGTCTTGAGGAACAAAATGCACAGGATCATTGGTTATTTCACAATTCAGAACCCTGGCAATGTGGACCACTACTCCAAAttgcttttccctttgtttttcatGGTGGTCAATGTGTTTTACTGGGCTTATTATCTATATTTTTAG